The Mastomys coucha isolate ucsf_1 unplaced genomic scaffold, UCSF_Mcou_1 pScaffold3, whole genome shotgun sequence DNA window ttattttggaAGGATAGATCAAAAGAAATCTAATGCTGATTATCTCTGAAGACTGTGAATGGGTAAAGACAAGGGAAaagattcattattattttattacatttattcatttggaaGGGGGCACACACAGTGGAACTTGTGTGAAAGCTAGTGGACAGTTGATAGGAGCCATTTCTATACTTTTAccctgagatcaaactcagggaaTAAAGGTTGGCTACACACTCCTTTACCCTCAATGGTCTCTTCTCTCATAGGCAAGAGTTCTAGTtttgatattttatcttttggCATTGTCTGGATTTACTACCAAAAGCATGAATCgtttttagaaagaaattaaataaaataagaaacaacagTCATGctctggaaaggaaaggaagggggaaatgggACATCATGTAGAAGTTTTCAGATTTCAAATCTTTGCAAGATAACATCACAGATAAAATCTTGAAACTAGCTTCTAGGACCATCTACAAGGAAACCACATAATCTTAGTTGGGAAGTGGTTCTCATTTCTAGTACAACATCTCATTAACTAGTACATCATCTAATACAGCATTATCTAGTACAGCATCTCATGAACTAGTACATTATCTAATACAGCATCTCATGAACTAGTACATTATCTAGTACAACATGAGTAAACATGGTGGCCCATACTTCCTGGGTCTTCACTGTCACAGTAGCAGGATCacctacatagacacacagagacctgGAAACCCTGATATTAGCAGAGAGGCACACAAAAAAGCAAAGACCAAGGCCCCAAGTTGGATGACTAGAAAAGTCAAAGGAGCATGTCGGTTACCATGCCTCTGTAAGGATCTGAGCCTAGGAAGGGTCCAGTGGGGTGACACAACCTTACCTTGTAGTGGCTGATGGCATTTTCAATGGAGAGCTCAGTATGGGACTGGTGTTGAGGGGACTGGAGGCATTCCTCACACAAGAGATGTCTGCTAGCCTCACAGAACCtgcacaccctcttctggtgggtgtgGCAGATGTAACTGTCTCCAAGAACCCCCTCAGAACAGGGCTTCCTGCAGACTGGGCAGCTGAGAACCCCAGAGACTGAAGCCTTATCCATGTGCTTCATCAGGCACATGCGGCAGAAGAGGTGTCCGCAGTCAGTGCTCACAGCCTTCTTCAGGGGATCCAGGCAGATAGGACAAATGTCCTGGTTGTCCTTGTCAAGAGAGACCATGGTTCCACCTCACTAGTATCCCCACTGGATC harbors:
- the Trim40 gene encoding tripartite motif-containing protein 40 isoform X2, which produces MVSLDKDNQDICPICLDPLKKAVSTDCGHLFCRMCLMKHMDKASVSGVLSCPVCRKPCSEGVLGDSYICHTHQKRVCRFCEASRHLLCEECLQSPQHQSHTELSIENAISHYKERLSRRSRKLRKDLGDLQQLQVQEERLLQTLQMDWETHRLRTDLQNQDQPKEQLKALSWHWLDQPEDLPEEDASDLMDRSAPQKLEELLSRVSPASPKLS